TGAAGTTCGTTACTCCACACCGAATTACTATGGAAAATCCCATTGTTTCACCAATAGAAGCTATCAACGCTGCTATTCAAAGTCAAAATCCATTTATCAATGCTGGCATTGTCAAAGAACAGGATGTTTGGAAGAAGGCATTCCCCGACGTTCCTACTCTCAATGCTCACGCTTCTGATGCAGTTTTTCAAGCAATTGAGATGGTGCGAACAAGTCAATCTAGTCAAGACAAAGTGACCTCGATTGCCATAACTGCTCAATTAGGAGTTGGTAAAACTCACATTCTTAGTCGCATTCGCCATTGCCTTGAACGCCAGGGTGGTGCTTTATTCGTCTATGCAGGTGTCAATAACTATACAGATTTAACTCTAATCAAGTACCAATTCCAGCAAACTTTGGCAGATAGCCTGAGTCACACTGGTAGCCAAGGGGTTATGCAGTGGCAAGAGGTAGCAACAGCAATGGCAAACGAAGGGTTCAAAGCTATCAATCCAAATGCTCCAAGCCTTTCTTCTCAGGAATTAATCAACCGATTCGACAAAGTAAGTGCAAGTTGGTCAGCTAAAAACAAGCATTTAATGAATACTCTGATCAAGCAAGTTATCAAAACCAAACCAAATGCTGATCCCTATATTCTTCGAGCTATTTTATGGACACTTTCAGAAACTCAGGTATCTTTTGCAATTAAATGGTTGTCTGGTGATGAGCTAGCTCAATCTAATGCTGAGGTGCTGGGATTACCTAATTCTAGTAAGACTAATCAAGATAGAGAAGCTGAAGCTCTTAAGAATATTCAGCAAATATTAAATTTGGTAAGTTATTATAATCCCGTCATTATTTGTTTTGATGAAATTGATGTCAAGAACAATTCAACTGATGATGGCTGGACAACACCAATGGTTATCGCTGATTTAGTGAAGCGTCTGCATGATACGCTCGAACAATCAGAACTTAGTCAAGGTCTTGTCATTCTTACAGTAATGCAGCCCGATACGTGGCGAAACCAAATAGATTCAATGCCAGGTAGTGGTGGTACTCCTGATAGAATTTCAAAATATACACAACGTAAGCCAATAGATTTAAAACACATTAGTGGTGATTCTATGGTTGAATTAATGACCATTTGGCTGAATAATTTTTATCAAATAAAACAGTTAGTTCCTCCTCATCCGCTTTATCCATTTGAAGTAGATAAAGTGATAAATTTTAGCAGAGGTAAGCCCACTGTTAGAGAAGCTTTAAAATGGTGTGCAGATAATTTTCATGTTTACGAAGAACTACTTCCAGATGATCCACTTGAGCGGTTTGAGTTTGCTTTAACAAGGGAAAGTGAAGCAGACATAAGCATTTATTTAGAAGATGATTCCCTAATTGCTAAAGCTATCTATTTTGGGTTTGAAACTTTGAAAGGTCAGACTGTAGAAGGTGTAACAATTGAAAGCCTTACAGAAGATATCAAACCAAAGCTACAAAATAGAGGTTTTATAAATTTTAAAATTATTGGCAAAGAAAATGGCCAAGAAGTAAAAATTGGTGTGGCTGTAATCCAGTCTTCTCAATTTACGTTAACAGCAGGATTAAAGCGATTAATTGACTACGAAACATTTGAACTAAGCCGTGGTTGTTTAGTACGTTCTAAATCTAAAATAGAACAAATTAAAAAAACTTCAGAAGCGTATAAATTGCTCAACCAACTTATATCAGAAAAAGGTGGTGAAAACGTAGATTTGATAGAAAATCAAATTCGACCACTTTTCACAGTTAGGGCTGTTTGTAAAAAGTGCAGAAACTATAACTTAACTGAAGATCAAGTCTTTGAATTCATATCTCAGAAGCAGCTTACTTTTAATAATCCTTTACTACAAGATATTTTGAGTAATCCATCAGGTCAAATGCCTACTGTTGATGAAGAAGATGATATTAAACTAATAGAAGATTTTCTCAATCCTTCCAGTATTAACGAAGCAGATGAAGCGAATGAACTCAGTGAATTGTTTAGTTAAGTATGAAGGAATCAGTATTAATTAACAACGCCCTTTGTTTACCTGCTCCCGAAGTTGAAGCATTAATTGAAGGGCGAATGATTGTAGGAATGCCTCGGAAATTAGTTCATCCGGGGCAGAAATTTGCTTTGTATTCAAACAATGCTTCGATTAACTCTTTAGTCCCTCAAATCCACTACCGTCCAAGCTTTTTACCCATTGCTCAAAAGGTTATTTCTAACTTAGATACTCAAAAAGTTTTGATTAAAGCTTGGGCTATGTGCGAACTCTGCCAAATATTGGATGCTTCTCAATCATTAGAGGTTTTATCAAAGTTAACTATTTGGACAAAAGAAGCATTACAGCAAACTCTATCACAACGTCCTTATATTTTTCTCGCTTACCTACGTGTTTATTTGCTACCTCAGCACATCGAGATGGCAGTACATATCCAAGAACGTCATTTTGTACCTTTGCCACAGCAGGTAAGGTTTCTTGAAACTAAGCCTATATTAAGCGATCGCACCTTCATCCAACGCAAACAGCAATTAGAAAAATTAGAACCACCACTGCATCCTGAGTTGGAAGAATTGCAGAGTGCTTTAGCCTCCCTTAGCATTACCAACCCAGCAGCTAAACAATTAGATGATGATATCAAAATATTTCTAGGTTGGAGTAGTACTAAGCAGATTCAACAATTCAATCCAGAGTTAGTATGGATTAAAACAATTGCAAGTTTAGGAAATCGCAGCATAGAAAAAGAAGAGAAAAAAAATAACTATCAAGCAGGTACAGATTTTGAAAACATCACACGTCAAAGTCTAGAATTTTTAGGATTTAAGGTTGAAGATGCTTACAAAGGTGGTGCTGGAGGATTAGATTTATTTTGCTCAAAACCTTATCCTCTTGTTTGTGAATGTAAGGCGGGTAGATTAATTCCTAGTGGTACTGTGGAGGAATTAGTCAAGCTAGGCGGTATGCACTTAGGTGCAGATAAATTTATAAAATCCGCTAAATTAATAATTGGCCCTGGTAATCCATCTAAAGATACCCTCAAAGCAGCACAACAATGGAAAGTAAGTATTATTAATGCTATGACTTTACAAAAACTCGTTGAATTCAAGGCAAAATATCCAGGTGCTATCAACTTAGTTGAATTACAGCAATACTTAGAATCTGGACAAGTTGACTACAAAATTGACGAATATATTGATAAAACTGAAAAACAGATTAAATTGCGATCGCACATAATCCAGCTTGTTTATAACTATCTGCAAAACTCAGGCATAAAATCTGCTGGTGTTGACGCTTTACATGGTGCTTATTTCGGCTCAAACCCACCACAGCCGCTAAAAACAGAAGAAATGCACGCAATTTTGATAGAACTTTCCTCACCCTTAACAGGTTACTTAGGACGTGATAAAGGAAGTGATTGGAGAAGCGATCGCTTTTACTTTCTACGCGACTTACCAATTAGCCCAAGCTAGTATCAACTTTCTTCTCTTTGGGCGTGTGCAGTTCGTTTTAAAAAACAGCGATCGCATTTATCCCAAAGTCAAAATACCAGCTTGATAATTAACCACCAACGGCAAAATCTTCAGCCACTCCGAACCTAGTAATACTTCTGTAATTTCATCCCCTGCACACACAATAATTTCATATTCCTGTTCATCCAATAATATCTTGCCTAAATAGATATCAAAAAGGTTTTCCCCCTGCGCTGTTTGCAATTCTTGTTTACGAATAAATTGCCAATCCAAAACATCTAAATCTTGTTTATTAATAGCCAAAAAGCCTGTGAAACCAGTATCCAACATAGCATCCACAGGCAGAATTAATCCATCAGTAGTAATCAAATTAATTTCAAAAAAAAGCTCTGCCCTACTGCTAAAACTCCCCTGCATCATATTGTACCAGTGGCTCCAGTCTCATTCAGGCAAAACATGCAGTGTACAGCATGTGGATGCTTATCGTGTGCTTTGTGACTAGCTACTTCGATATCCACATCAATGAAGTAATCCCCACTATCCGGCTCTACAGCAATATACCAACCATAGTGTTCCTTAATCAAATCAGGACGTACATGTTCAAATATTGCCCGACAACGCCGATCAAACTCTTCATCTTCAGCTTTGCGTCTAGCAAGTTCTTCTGGTGATAATGTTCGTTCTGGAAAGATTCTCCCTCGACGTGGGGGTTGTTTTGCAGCTGATTCAGTCATTATATTAACCCTAGCTAATGATTATGCTTTCACTTTATATTATGAGCGATCGCTTTTACTTTTTACGCCACTTACTACTTAGCCCAAACTAGTATAAACTCTCTTCTCTCTGCGCTCTCTGCGCCTCTACGGTTCGTTTCAAAAAAGATTCCCAAGCCAAAACACCAGCCTGATAATTAATCACTATTTAAAGAAACTTTAAATACATACTTAAATGCGATCGCCTTTACCAACTGCATAACTAACTAATTAACTCCAAATCAATTTAAGGTATTTTTTAAGACTTTTATAATTCCAGTATTTTTTAACTCGCTTCATAATAGCTGAGGTGCCAGTAGTCTTGATATTACTCAAAAATATTCTTCAGCTTTATATTAAGTAAAGTAACGAAACGCTAAGAGCGATCGCTATTCTTTATATTGTCTTCAGTATAAATTTATATATATGTTCTAAATTGCACAAAAACTTTTTACTGAGCTTGCGTGTGCTTTAATTTGCTTATTTAATGTATCAAATACTGTCGAAGTTTTTCAGTATACTGAGTAAACTGATATTTATAAACGGCGTTTCTCTACCGAGTTGGAGAGTTAAGAGAGATGATTTATGTATTATCAACTTTGGGATTTTTTCCTTAGAGAAGAGCAATATCTAATCTGGAAAGAAAAGATAAAACTTCAGAATAAATTTGATAAATCAACATGGCAAAAAATTATTGATTTTTTGTCTTTAATAGAACACAGTTTTCTCTTAAAAAGTCAATTAGGAGAGACTGATAGCCTTGA
Above is a window of Nostoc sp. UHCC 0702 DNA encoding:
- a CDS encoding ATP-binding protein, with amino-acid sequence MENPIVSPIEAINAAIQSQNPFINAGIVKEQDVWKKAFPDVPTLNAHASDAVFQAIEMVRTSQSSQDKVTSIAITAQLGVGKTHILSRIRHCLERQGGALFVYAGVNNYTDLTLIKYQFQQTLADSLSHTGSQGVMQWQEVATAMANEGFKAINPNAPSLSSQELINRFDKVSASWSAKNKHLMNTLIKQVIKTKPNADPYILRAILWTLSETQVSFAIKWLSGDELAQSNAEVLGLPNSSKTNQDREAEALKNIQQILNLVSYYNPVIICFDEIDVKNNSTDDGWTTPMVIADLVKRLHDTLEQSELSQGLVILTVMQPDTWRNQIDSMPGSGGTPDRISKYTQRKPIDLKHISGDSMVELMTIWLNNFYQIKQLVPPHPLYPFEVDKVINFSRGKPTVREALKWCADNFHVYEELLPDDPLERFEFALTRESEADISIYLEDDSLIAKAIYFGFETLKGQTVEGVTIESLTEDIKPKLQNRGFINFKIIGKENGQEVKIGVAVIQSSQFTLTAGLKRLIDYETFELSRGCLVRSKSKIEQIKKTSEAYKLLNQLISEKGGENVDLIENQIRPLFTVRAVCKKCRNYNLTEDQVFEFISQKQLTFNNPLLQDILSNPSGQMPTVDEEDDIKLIEDFLNPSSINEADEANELSELFS
- a CDS encoding DUF1802 family protein, producing the protein MKESVLINNALCLPAPEVEALIEGRMIVGMPRKLVHPGQKFALYSNNASINSLVPQIHYRPSFLPIAQKVISNLDTQKVLIKAWAMCELCQILDASQSLEVLSKLTIWTKEALQQTLSQRPYIFLAYLRVYLLPQHIEMAVHIQERHFVPLPQQVRFLETKPILSDRTFIQRKQQLEKLEPPLHPELEELQSALASLSITNPAAKQLDDDIKIFLGWSSTKQIQQFNPELVWIKTIASLGNRSIEKEEKKNNYQAGTDFENITRQSLEFLGFKVEDAYKGGAGGLDLFCSKPYPLVCECKAGRLIPSGTVEELVKLGGMHLGADKFIKSAKLIIGPGNPSKDTLKAAQQWKVSIINAMTLQKLVEFKAKYPGAINLVELQQYLESGQVDYKIDEYIDKTEKQIKLRSHIIQLVYNYLQNSGIKSAGVDALHGAYFGSNPPQPLKTEEMHAILIELSSPLTGYLGRDKGSDWRSDRFYFLRDLPISPS
- a CDS encoding aspartyl protease; amino-acid sequence: MMQGSFSSRAELFFEINLITTDGLILPVDAMLDTGFTGFLAINKQDLDVLDWQFIRKQELQTAQGENLFDIYLGKILLDEQEYEIIVCAGDEITEVLLGSEWLKILPLVVNYQAGILTLG